CAGGCAACAGCGCCATACGAGCCAGCGGCGACACCAAAACGCCAGCCAAAATTATGATGATCGCAGGGCTGATCAATGGCGTCTTAGATCCGCTACTCATCTTTGGTTATGGGCCTTTTCCTGAGCTGGGGATTCAAGGCGCAGCCATTGCCAGCGGTTTTAGTTGGTTTGGTGCGTTATGTGGCTCACTGTACGTGTTAACAATACGAGAGAAACTGTTGGCTCCCCCTAAACTGGCCAATATCATCAATGACTGGCGACAGACCCTAAAAATAGGCACCCCAGCCGCACTCTCTAATGCCCTAAACCCACTTGCTGGCGCTATCATCATGATGATGTTAGCCAAACAAGGCACTGAAGCCGTGGCCGCTTACGGCGCAGCGCAACGTATTGAATCGATTCTTATCATCGTATTAATGTCTCTCACCTCGGCCCTGACCCCTTTCATGGCGCAGAACTTTGGCGCAAACAACCCTAAACGCAGCTTTGACGGGCTCTTTTTGAGCATGCGTTTTGCCGTATTGTTCCAAGGTTTGGTTTTCTTAATGATGGTACCGCTGAGCATTCCTTTGGCCGCTCTGTTCTCTCAAGAAGAGTCGGTGCGAGGCATATTATGGCATTACCTGCTAGTTGTACCCTTTAGCTATGGGTTCCAAGGCATTGTGATGATGCTGATCAGCGGCATGAACGCGATGCATCAACCACTCAAAGCCTTCCAATGGAGCTTCATGCGCCTGTTTGTGTTTACCTTACCTTTTGCATGGATAGGCAGCCAAATCGATGGCGTCGAAGGACTGTTTATTGGCTTGGCTTTGGGGAATATTGTCGGCGGTATTACCGGATACTGCTTTGCGCTTCGAGTAGAGAAAGATTCGAGATGCGGGTAAGCTCTTCGCATCCCGTTTACTCGTATCTCGCATCTATAAAAAAGCCCGCACTTTGAAGTGCGGGCTTTCAAAATCGTTAAAGCTCAACGTGAACCGCTGAGCCAAACCATTACTTAACTACTGACTACTTAACGAGCACGTCACCTGACATTTCAGCTGGGATATCAATACCAGATAAAGAAAGCATGGTTGGTGCTAGGTCAGACAGTTTACCGCCCTCTTTAAACTCAACGTCTTTGTTACCCACGTAGATAAGTGGCACTGGTAAGTTCGTGTGCGCCGTGTGAATGCCGCCCGTTTCTGGGTTTACCATCATTTCCGCGTTACCGTGGTCCGCAGTGATTAGCAGTTGGCCATCGGCTTCTTTGATTGCTGCTACCACTTTGCCAAGACATTCGTCTAGCGACTCTACGGCTTTAACCGCTGCATCGTAAACGCCAGTGTGGCCAACCATGTCACAGTTCGGGAAGTTACAAACGATAGCGTCGTATTTGCCGCCTTTGATCGCTGCAACCAACTTGTCAGTTAGCTCTGGTGCGCTCATTTCTGGCTGTAGGTCGTAAGTTGCGACTTTTGGAGAAGCCACCAGTTGACGCTCTTCGCCTTCGAACTCGTCTTCTTTACCGCCGTTGAAGAAGAACGTCACGTGCGCGTATTTCTCGGTTTCAGAGATACGTAGCTGCGTTTTGCCTGCTTTTGATAGCCATTCGCCGTAAGTGTTCTCTAGAGAAGCCGGTGGGAATGCACAAAGAAGTGGGATGTCTGCTGCGTATTGAGTCAGCATCACAAAGTCGATTGCTGGGAATACGCTACGCTCAAAGCCGTCGAAATTAGGCACGAACGCACGTGTGATTTCACGCGCACGGTCGGCACGGTAGTTCATGAAGATAACCGCATCGCCATCAACGATAGCAGCAGACTCTTCGCCTTCCGCTTTGATTTCCGTTGCTTTAACAAACTCATCGTTTTCTTCACGAGCGTAAGCCGCTTCTAGGCCAGCTACGGCCGTGTCGAATGTGAATTCCGCTTTTGCTTGAGTAAGCAGGTCGTAAGATTCTTGAACGCGATCCCAGTTGTTATCACGGTCCATTGCGTAGTAACGACCAATAAGCGAAGCCACACGGCCTTTGCCTAGTTTCGCGAATAACGCTTGGAAGCGCGCTAATGTGTTTTCTGCGCTACGTGGCGGCGTATCACGGCCGTCTAGGAATGCGTGTAGGTAGATTTTCTCTGCGCCACGTTCAGCGGCCATTTCAACCGCTGCGTAGATGTGGTCTTCATGAGAGTGAACGCCACCTGGCGACATAAGGCCCATGATGTGCACGGCTTTCTCAGCTTTTACCGCTTTATCGATAGCGTTCGCTAGCGTTTCAGTTTGACCAAATTCGCCGTCTGCGATTGATTTCGTAATACGCGTTAAATCTTGGTATACCACGCGGCCCGCACCAATGTTGGTGTGACCCACTTCTGAGTTACCCATTTGACCATCAGGTAGGCCTACATCTAGGCCAGAAGCAGAGATTAGCGTGTTAGGTTGGTTAGCGATAAGACCGTCGATTACTGGTGTATTCGCGTTCGCGATCGCGTTGTCTTGGTTGTCTTCACGGTAACCGTAACCGTCAAGGATCACTAGAGCCATTGGCTTCTTAGCTGACATAGGACTGACCTCGTTCAATTCAAAATAAATCGGTATAGAAACAAATTAGCGTAATTTTACTACAGTTTACAGTCAAAACTGTAGCGGAAGATCAAGAAAGGGCGCAGGTCGGGCAACTGAACATGAAAAAAATCATCATTTTGTATTTGATGATCTCATGTTTGCTTTGGTAAAGCCCCCGTATAAATCAAGTCGACGGTGGCGCAAGTTAGTCACCGATCCTTCCATATTAAGCTGCTTAAGCTTCGTTAAATCGACATCTGCAAAAATGATCATTTCGGTATTGGCACTGGCTTCTGTCAACGTTGCATCGTGCGGGAAATAAATATCTGAGGGTGAGAACACGGCGGACTGTGCGTATTGAATATCGACATTATCAACACGAGGTAAGTTGCCAACACTGCCACCAATCGCCACATAACATTCATTCTCGATCGCTCGCGCTTGCGAACAAATACGAACGCGCTGGTAACCATTTTTGGTATCCGTCCAAAACGGTACAAACACAATTTGTGCGCCCTGCTCCGCCATCATTCGGCCTAGCTCCGGGAACTCGCTGTCGTAACAAATGAGTATGCCCACTTTACCTGCATCCGTATCAAACACCTGTACCTTGTCGCCACCATCAATCACCCAATCTCTTTGTTCATGAGGCGTAATGTGGATTTTGTACTGAGCATTAATGCTGCCGTCACGCTGCAGTAGGTAAGCGACGTTATACAACTTACCGTCTTCTTCAATAATCGGCATACTACCGGCGATGATATTGATGTTGTAGGTCACCGCTAATTGGGAAAAGCGCGATTTGATCTCTTCTGTGAAGCCAGCGAGAAAACGGATGGCCTCAACCGAGTTTTGTTCCTTTTTCAGCCCCATCAGTGGTGCGTTAAAAAATTCAGGGAAAAGCGCGAAGTCAGCTTGGTAATTGGCCAGAGAAGAAATAAAGAACTCCGCTTGATCGAGCAAATCTTCTAAATCGTTCATGGCACGCATTTGCCATTGCACCACGCCAATGCGGATCAGGTTTTTCTCTACATCGTGAACCGATTGAATGTCTTCCTCATAGAAAAAGTTATCCCACTCCAGCAGCGTGGCATACCCTTTGGATGCGTCGTCTTCGGGTAGATAGCCGCGCATAATTCGTTTCACATCGAAATCATTCGCTAATTGAAACGACAAAATGGGATCATGAAGTTCACGACGTTTTACTTTGTCGATATATTCCGCCACGCTCAGTTCATTCGCATGTTCGTGGTAATGAGGAATGCGACCACCTGCTAATATGGCTTTAAAGTTCTTGCTCCGGCACAATTCTTTACGAGCATTATACAAACGGCGGCCCAAACGAAGCCCTCGGTAATCGGGGTGTACAAAGACATCCAAACCATACATGGCATCGCCTGTCACTTGGTTCTGAATCACGTTATTTTCCGTGATGATGTCCGTATAAAGGTGAGGGAGAGAAAAGCGATTGTAATTCACTTTAATCGTCAAAGCGGCGCCGATGATCTTGCCGTTATCTTCAATACAAATTTGCCCATCAGGAAACTGATGAATCAGATCCAGGATGGTCAAACGTGGCCACGCCCCTCCAACATCAGGAAAGACGAGATCCATTAATGCCGCGAGCTCGGTGTAATCCGATGGTTCAATGGTGCGTAAAGAGAGTTGATGCGAGTTGGTATCCATATCCTACTATCCATGTGTCCTTTTTAAACAGTAACAATGAGAATGCCATATTTTGACCGATACATACACCTAGCCGAGAGTAAGATCAGCACGCCTTAGACTCCTACAACCTCTTTTCGTACTTGAGTGGCATTCCAAACCAAATCACCAACCCCATCAGTCGGTTTAAACCCAGCCGGCGCGTCGACGAGAAGTTGACGTATCGTTTCATGCTGTAGGTTATGACAAGCAAAATCTAAAGATTCTAGTAAAGTGTCGTATTCTTCTATCGGCAAGAAGACTTCTTGAGCGGTCATGATCCGAGCATGAGCCGTTGGCTCCACGTTGTCTCCAATCAACAATTCTTCATAAAGTTTCTCGCCAGGTCGAAGACCAGAAAATTGAATCTCAATATCGCCATGAGGGTTCTCTTCATTCTTCACAGAAAGCCCTGAAAGGTTGATCAAGTTTTCTGCAAGATCTGTGATTTTGACCGATTCGCCCATATCAAGAACGAATACATCGCCACCTTTGCCCATTGCGCCAGCTTGAATAACTAGCTGCGCTGCTTCAGGAATGGTCATAAAGAAACGGGTAATATCACGGTGGGTAACGGTGAGTGGACCACCGGCCTTAATCTGCTTTTTAAACAAAGGAATTACCGAGCCAGAAGACCCAAGTACATTACCAAAGCGAACCATACAAAAACGTGTGCCATTCTCTTTTTGGTTCTCTTGCTCGGCCAACGCCTGCAAACCTAGTTCAGCCATACGCTTGGTTGTGCCCATAACATTGGTTGGGCGCACCGCTTTATCTGTCGAGATAAGCACAAAAGATTCAACGCCGGCTTCGATAGCCGCTTTAGCTGTGTAGTAAGTGCCATAAACATTGTTACGCACACCTTCTACTACATTATACTCGACAAGAGGGACATGTTTATAAGCAGCTGCATGATAAACCGTTTGAACGCCAAAAGACTGCATGGAAGTTAACAGGCGGTGTGAACGCTGAACTGAGCCCAATAACGGCACAATTTCAACATCATAACCTTGGGTTTCTTTTGCTAAACAAAGCTCACGGTCGATTTGATACAAGCCAAACTCAGAGACTTCAAATAAAACTAGCGTTTTAGGTTGTTGCTTTAGGATTTGACGACAAAGTTCAGAACCGATTGAGCCACCGGCACCGGTCACCATCACCACTTTATTCTTGATATTGGCTTCCATTAAAGCCTGCTGAGGCTCAACCGCATCACGACCTAACAAATCTTCAATGGGAACATCAGTAAGCTCATCAATTTTCGCTTTACCTGACACAATATCAGCCATTTCTGGAACGGTTTGAATCTCAACAGGCAGTGGCGCTAACAAATTCAACACTTGCTTACGGCGTGCACGAGAGGCACTGGGTATTGCTAGCAATATCTTAGAAATGTCGTACTTCTCGATCAAACGTTCCGTTTTATCTAAATCGATAACCGGTAAACCTAAAATAACGGTATGAGTTAATGTTCTATCTTCATCAATAAACGCGCGTACTCGATAGCTCCCAGACGCCCTTAACGCTAAAGCCAATTGTCGGCCACCAGATCCCGCACCGTAAATTAATACTTCTTCGGGTGAATCTTTAGACGGTGAAGTCGTCGCAATAAGGTTACGAACCACTAAACGAGAACCACCACATAACAAAGCTAAATAAGCACCATAAATAATAGGTACTGTGCGAGGGATCGGCTCTTGTAAGTAATAAGCAAATATCGCCAAAGATATTGCCGAAAATATTGCACCAGCCATCACTACAAACAGCGCTTGAAAGGTAAGGTAGCGAAGAACGGCGCGATAAAGTCCTATTTTAGTAAAAGCAATGACCGTCGCTATTACTGTTAAGCCTGTCAGTAATAAGTTGTCACCATTATTCAAGAAATGAAATTCACCTAACCTTGTCCACAACGCAATATGCAGAGCAAAGATAATAAGTAAAGTATCGATAGAAACACTGATAACTCGCTTTTTAAAACGAGAAAGGTGCCATATGAAATGTAGACGTTGCATAGAAATATTCTTATTTATTAGTATTTAATAAACCACAAAGACTGCATGAGTGGGATGTATTGAACATGTTTGAAGTTCACAAGAAGAACGTGTGAACGACAGCCTGAATATTTAATTCAAGCTTCAATTTTGATGGATATAAACACCCCGACAATTCGACAACTTTCACCTATTGGGGAATTTATGACCTATCAAAGAAAGGATCTTAAACTAACTGGCATCTCATATATTGGAAACTCAAGCAAATAAGCCAATAATGCTGAGACCAAAGATACTGAAAGAAAAGTCCTTTTTAATAACGTGTACTATTTTACTTGCAGTAAAACTCGCGATACCACTGGATAAACTCAGCAACGCCTTCTTTTACCGTTACTTTAGGTGTGTAACCTGTTGCGGCAAACAAGTCCTGTGTATCGGCATAAGTTTGGTAAACGTCACCAGGCTGCATCTCGCGGAAGTTTTTCTTCGCTTCAATACCGAGTTCGTCTTCAATCGCCTTTACAAAATCCATCAAGTTGATTGGTGAACCGTGACCAATGTTATACACCGCATAAGGCGCAGAACTGGTTGCTGGAGAACCCGCTTCGACCGTCCAATCGTTTTCACGCGTTGGCATCACATCTGCGATACGCACAACACCTTCAACAATGTCTTTTACATGAGTAAAGTCACGCCACATATCGCCATTGTTGTTGATATCAATGGTAGCGCCATCGAGGATCTTCTTAGTGAAGATAAATGGTGCCATATCTGGGCGGCCCCACGAACCATACACAGTAAAGAAGCGCAAGCCTGTGGTTGGAATGTCGTATAGGTGAGAGTAACTGTGCGCCATCAACTCATTCGACTTCTTGGTCGCCGCATACAGTGAAACTGGGTGATCAACCGAATCTGACGTTGCAAACGGTGTTTTCGCATTCAACCCGTAAACCGAGCTTGAAGAGGCATACACCAAGTGCTTCACTTTATTGTGACGACACCCTTCAAGAATGTTCAAATGACCGACTAAGTTCGAATCGGCGTAGGCGTGTGGGTTTTCAATTGAATAGCGAACCCCCGCTTGTGCAGCCAAGTGAATCACTTGATCAAACTGCTCGGTTTCAAACAAGCTAGCTACACCATCGCGATCGGCAATGTCTAACTGAACCAGTTTAAAATTGGCATGTTGAATACGGGCTAGGCGCGCTTCTTTCAAAGCGACATCGTAGTAGTCATTCAGGTTATCGACACCGACAACCGTGTGGCCTTTCGCCGTTAGCTGCTCTGCTACTGCACTGCCGATAAAACCCGCCGCGCCCGTTACCAAATACTTCATTTTTTTGTTCCTTAATCTGAACCGAATAGATCGCGTGTGTAGACTTTGTCTTTTACATCCGCCAGTTCTTGAGCCATGCGGTTTGAGACAATCACGTCACAGCTTGATTTAAATTGGTCAAAATCGGTGAGCACTAATGAACGGAAGAACTCTTTTTCTTTAAGTTCAGGTTCAAACACTACAACCTCAATACCTTTTGCCTTCAAGCGCTTCATAATGCCTTGAATACTGGACGCGCGAAAGTTATCTGAACCGGACTTCATGACTAAGCGATAAATACCCACACGTTTCGGGTTGCGCTTAATAATAGAGTCAGCAATAAAATCTTTACGTGTGGTATTCGAATCGACAATCGCACCAATAATATTGTTTGGTACATCAGAGTAGTTGGCACGCAACTGCTTAGTATCTTTTGGTAAACAGTAACCGCCGTAACCAAACGAAGGGTTATTATAGTGTGAACCAATGCGAGGGTCTAAACTTACACCATCGATGATTTGACGCGTATCTAGCCCGTGTGACTCGGCGTAGGTGTCTAGCTCGTTAAAGTAAGCAACGCGCAGCGCTAGATAAGTATTCGAGAATAGCTTAACGGCTTCCGCTTCTGTTGAATCAGTGTATAGGATTTCAACGTCTTTTTTAACCGCACCTTCTAACAACAAGTTCGCAAAAACTTGAGCACGTTCAGAGCGCTCACCGACCACAATACGTGATGGGTGTAGGTTGTCGTATAACGCTTTACCTTCACGTAAGAACTCTGGCGAGAACATCAGGTTGTCACACTCTAATTCTTGTTTAATGCGCGCGGTATAACCGACAGGCACGGTTGATTTGATCACCATTACCGCGTTTGGGGTAATCGCCATCACATCTTTAATCACCGCTTCAACTGATGAGGTGTTGAAGTAGTTGGTTTCAACATCGTAATCGGTCGGTGTTGCGATAATCACGAATTCCGCGTCTTGATACGCCGCTTTTTTATCTAAAGTTGCGGTGAAGTTTAACGGCTTATTTACCAAGAAATCTTCAATTTCAGCATCGACGATAGGAGATACTCTGTCATTAAGTAATCTCACTTTCTCTTCGATAATATCGACCGCGATAACGTCATGATGCTGTGATAACAACATCGCATTTGATAAGCCTACATAGCCGGTACCGGCAATTGCAATTTTCATTTTATTTTTCTTCGCTGACGTTGTAATTTGTATAATTAAGAATTTGATATAAAAATAATTAGGGAAAGCTCTAACCTTGCCTATCATAAGATTTAATTAGATTTGAGCTTCGAGTAAAACAGCACGAATAACTTCAGCCGTCTTCTCAATCTCACCCTGTAATAAAGTTGGGTGCACTAAAAACATTAAGCTGGTTTCACCTAACTCAACGGCATTCTTTAACGGCGTTTCAGGCCTGTAACTTGTGCCATCAAATGCTTTTTCTAGATAAACCTCAGAACAACTGCCTTGATAGGCAGGTACACCGCGTTCAACAATCGCTTCAACAATTTTATCGCGAGTCCAACCTGGTTTTAGGTGCTCGGGGCGAATAAACACATAATGTTTATATTCAGCATGTTCGATGTAATCTGGAACTTCCACACTTCGAACAATTGAAAGTTCAGCAATCGCCGCTTCAATAATAGCAGCATTAGACTGACGCTTTTGGGTCCATTCAGCCATGCGTTGGATTTGGATACGACCAATAACCGCTTGCATTTCTGTCATGCGCCAGTTGGTACCAAAGCGTTCATGAAGCCAACGGAAGCCCGGTGGGTGCTCGCGGTTGTAAATAGCATCAAAGCTTTTACCATGATCCTTATAAGACCACATAAACGACCATAGATCTTTGTTGTTGGTGGTTACCATGCCGCCTTCGCCGCCGGTGGTCATGATCTTGTCTTGGCAGAAAGACCAAGCACCAATATCACCAATCGTACCGACACTGCGACCTTTGTATTTAGCACCATGCGCCTGAGCACAATCTTCAATAACCTTGAAACCATGCTTTTCAGAGAGCGCCATAATTGCATCCATCTCGGCAGGCATACCCGCAAGGTGGACCACGATCACCGCTTTTGTTTTTGGTGTAAGTACCGCTTGTATTGATTCAGCGGTAATGTTTTGACTATTCAAATCCACATCAGCGAAAACAGGGATTGCTCCCGCCGTCACTATCGAGGAAGCTGACGCCAAAAAAGTCCGCGATGTAGTAATAACTTCATCACCTTGACTTACCCCTAGAGCTTTCAATGCAATATCTAACGCTAGCGTTCCGTTACCTAGCGCCACTGCATATTCACAGCCAACCCAAGCCGCAAACTCTTTTTCGAATTCACGCCCTTCTTGGCCTGTCCAATAGTTAACGCGATTAGAAAGTAAAACTTGCTTAACAGCATTAGCCTCCTCATGAGTAAAGCACGGCCAAGGTGACACTTTAGTATTTAACATTAGTTGTCCTTAATAATTCCAAACATTCCTTAGTTGACCTTAAAGGCATGATTTTTTTATTAAACAAAGTAATACCTGTTACTGTTTGTAATATTATATCTATATCAAATAGAGTGCTTTTATTTCTAATATACATACAATTCAATTTCACCTTCAAAGGAAACATAACTTCATTATTAAAATCTGATGCATCCTTAGTACTAAGTAATATTTCCTCTTCATACTTAAAATACAAAGTAGCATAACCTGTAATACCTGGTTTCACTTTCAATATGGTTCTGTCATCACCAATTAATTTATCCGCATAACCAGGAACATCCGGACGAGGCCCAACAAAACTCATGTGACCTAGAAGCACATTAATCAACTGAGGTAACTCGTCGATTTTATATTTCCTTAAAATAGAACCACATGCAGTAATTCTGTTTACGTTCAAAGCCGTAACAGATGACGAATGATTAGGTGTGTCGGACATAGTTTTAAGCTTAATGACTTTAAATATAGTGCCGTTTAATCCAACTCGATCTTGTAAGAAAAAACCATTTGACTTAGTGCTCCAACTAGCGAAAATCCAACCCAAAAATATTATTGGCCATAAAACCAAAAGGCCGCAGAAAGAAAATAAATAATCGAAAGCATTTTTCATTTAGATAACCCTAGAAGAAACTTCAAAACAAAAACAGGGGAATACTTAACAACATAGTTCTTAATCAAGAACCTATATTGAAAAATGCTAGTAATATAGTTTTTTTTGATATTAATATTATAACTTTGCTCACGAATACGCCTATTAACCAAACTATCATCATACCTAAACTTTAGTAAAACCTCTTTATTAAGATAATATACGCAAGAATTAGACACAGCTTTTAACCACAAATCTAAATCTTGTGACTTCATAAGTCTTTCATCATAGAATCCATATTTATAAAAGAAATCTCTGCGAAACATAACTGATGGGTGTATTACCGTGCATTTGTTCAACAAACTATCAACTGTCAATTTAGCTGAGAAGTTAGTAGTTTTTAAATGAACACCTTTTGAATCTATTATTTCAGCATTGCTTGAACAGAAGTCAACTTTCAAATCTGATTTTAGAGTTTCAAGTTGTTTTTTGAACCTATCATTTACAACGATATCGTCAGCATCCATCCTTGCGATAAACTCATACCCGCGTTCAAGGGCGAATTGTATACCTATATTTAAAGCGACAGGCAATCCTGAGTTAACAGCCAACTGAATCAAATGGATGTTATTTTGATTAAGATAATTGATAACATCTGAATCTAAAGGACCATCAGCCACAACTATAACATCCGCAATATTTTCAGAAAAATATAACGAACTATTAACAGCCTCTTTAATAAATATAAATTTATCTCCGTGATATATCGGTATAACAATTGCCAGTTCATTCATTTCAATCACTTTCTATAATCCTGTCTACTTTGTGGTAATGCCAAAATTCCTTATCCTTTTCATTGTTACACACCGCTATTATTTCGACATCAAAATTGACAAATGAGAAATCAGCATAATTATCAGTTACTATCTGTTTCTCTTTATATACACCAAGCTCTATATGATTAGTTTTATTTTTATAAATGTTAAGTTCAAAAACATTAACCGTATTATTTTTTGATATTACTGTTGCAATACAATCGTCAAAATCAAAAAAAAGCTTTATCTCTTCGGCAATTCTTGAATCAGTACCACTTATTATTATTTTCCTAGCATCGACGTGAGATATGAAATTCAAAACTTTTTCATTTAGATAATTCGAGTTCAAATGAACAACATAATCCTTATAAGAAGTGTTTTCATTTACTAAAAACTTTGAATATAAAGCCAAAATAAATCTAGACAAAGATATATTAAAAATTTTTTCAAGCGTAAAGTTAATCGATTTAAATAAAAATGAATTGAGGAGACTATACGTTTTCAACCCCCCGCTCCAATGAACAAACTCATACCAAGTGTTTACTTTATAAAGCGTATTACATAAATCAATAAGTAATAATTTATCATCTAACGTATTCTTCGTAGTCATAATTTACTTCCATAACATTAAATCTTTCAACAGTGTGTCTAATATCAGAGCCAGAAAGTTCACTAATATTGTTTAACTTAGTAGTCAAACTATCAATGTCGTCTTGCGGTATTAGGAAACCATTTACACCATCGATTATGATATCTGAGGGCCCAGAGATACAATCGTAGGATATAACTGGACAATTATAGCTTATAGCCTCAGAAAGAACGTTTGGGAACCCTTCATATTTAGAAGTCAACATTAACACCTCGGCTTTAGCGTAATAATTATGAACATCATTAACTGAACCAAGAAAAACTAACATTTCGGACACGCCTAGTTTACGAGCTAATTCAGAAACTGAAGATTTAACACTCATACAACCTTCTCCAACAATATAAAGAAAAACACCATCTTTGGGAAAGTTAGATTTTGAATAAGCCTCAACAATATGTTCAATTTGCTTAACTAAATTAATCCGACCTACAAATAAAACAAATCTAGGAGAAGCTTCAGTTATGTCTATCGTCTTCAAACTTCCCAAAGGGTTATTGATCACCTTATAGTCACTAACACCTGCAGATACTGCATCTCCTATCATACCTTTTGATTGAAGTATTATCCCATCAGACTTTTTTAATGCGAACTTAATGTAAAACTTCTTAAAAAACCCGACTTCACTTTGCTCCCTAGATATAGAACTAATAACTCTAGTATAGACTTTTCTTTTTTTAGGCACAAAGAAATTAACCACTAGTAAAATAAATGATATATTATATTTAAAAGAAACATAACAACCAGGGTTTCTTAGGAAAAAAATTATGAGCTTAATATAAGGAAAAAATTTACACTCTGAATTTGATAAAATATTCAAGTTAGAAGATTCTTGCTCATCTTGGTATGAGAAATTACGGTTTTCTTTGAGTAAGATGTAATTAAAAGTACTACCTTCGTAGCAAGATAAACTATGAAAAACTCTTTCAGCCCCCCCCTGCCTAAGATCATAGTTAACCATATACTTATTCATAACTAACGCCTTTCTTTTTAAACATTAAAAACATTATAGGTAATACCAAAATTATTGACCAGTGCATTATAGCAATGTAATTATCCCAAAAACTCCCTCTAAAGAAGAGTCTTATATTGGGTATATATATTAGCAACATAACAAACCCCCAATAACTACCCTTTTTCCATATATATATCCAAAGAAGTAGAAGGAATGAAATAATAAAGGGATAGGCCAATAACAAAATCACACCTCCATAATACAAAGATTCGGACATTATATTACCAGCAAAGCCAAATCCGCGACCTATATGCCCACTAACTATATCTGCATACCAAGAAACCCTCTCAATACCAAATAAAAATGATACATTTTTCAATATAGGTGTATATATATACTCGAATAAGTTCCCGTTAGACACTAAATTATTCTGAATCATATATGTCGTTGTAAATGCAGTATGATAAAACTCAGAAAGTAACAAATAGTCAATTCTAATCCCGTGAGTTCCAGAAGAAAAATATCCATTTTGGAAAAATCTAAATATAATAAGGAGTAACATTGTAATACAAACAAATATAACAAGTTTTTTTATCTTATCATTGGGTATTTTAATAACCCCAATCAACATAAAAAACACAATAATTGAAAAAATCATATCTCTATCACCACTCAATCCAGCTAATATGATTAGAATTATTTGTGGTGTAAAATAAATCAACTTAAAACGAATAAATATTGAAAGCGTTATCGAGCAAACAGATGCGACTGCAAATACAATAGGGATTTTAAAATTGTTAA
The Vibrio kanaloae genome window above contains:
- a CDS encoding bifunctional GNAT family N-acetyltransferase/carbon-nitrogen hydrolase family protein; amino-acid sequence: MDTNSHQLSLRTIEPSDYTELAALMDLVFPDVGGAWPRLTILDLIHQFPDGQICIEDNGKIIGAALTIKVNYNRFSLPHLYTDIITENNVIQNQVTGDAMYGLDVFVHPDYRGLRLGRRLYNARKELCRSKNFKAILAGGRIPHYHEHANELSVAEYIDKVKRRELHDPILSFQLANDFDVKRIMRGYLPEDDASKGYATLLEWDNFFYEEDIQSVHDVEKNLIRIGVVQWQMRAMNDLEDLLDQAEFFISSLANYQADFALFPEFFNAPLMGLKKEQNSVEAIRFLAGFTEEIKSRFSQLAVTYNINIIAGSMPIIEEDGKLYNVAYLLQRDGSINAQYKIHITPHEQRDWVIDGGDKVQVFDTDAGKVGILICYDSEFPELGRMMAEQGAQIVFVPFWTDTKNGYQRVRICSQARAIENECYVAIGGSVGNLPRVDNVDIQYAQSAVFSPSDIYFPHDATLTEASANTEMIIFADVDLTKLKQLNMEGSVTNLRHRRLDLYGGFTKANMRSSNTK
- the gpmM gene encoding 2,3-bisphosphoglycerate-independent phosphoglycerate mutase, with product MSAKKPMALVILDGYGYREDNQDNAIANANTPVIDGLIANQPNTLISASGLDVGLPDGQMGNSEVGHTNIGAGRVVYQDLTRITKSIADGEFGQTETLANAIDKAVKAEKAVHIMGLMSPGGVHSHEDHIYAAVEMAAERGAEKIYLHAFLDGRDTPPRSAENTLARFQALFAKLGKGRVASLIGRYYAMDRDNNWDRVQESYDLLTQAKAEFTFDTAVAGLEAAYAREENDEFVKATEIKAEGEESAAIVDGDAVIFMNYRADRAREITRAFVPNFDGFERSVFPAIDFVMLTQYAADIPLLCAFPPASLENTYGEWLSKAGKTQLRISETEKYAHVTFFFNGGKEDEFEGEERQLVASPKVATYDLQPEMSAPELTDKLVAAIKGGKYDAIVCNFPNCDMVGHTGVYDAAVKAVESLDECLGKVVAAIKEADGQLLITADHGNAEMMVNPETGGIHTAHTNLPVPLIYVGNKDVEFKEGGKLSDLAPTMLSLSGIDIPAEMSGDVLVK
- a CDS encoding MATE family efflux transporter — translated: MQDKHGLLTAPIANTLRTMTIPTIFGMVAILMFNLVDTFFISLLGTQALAAVSFTFPVTFAINCITMGIGIGLSTCIGRLLGQGSAQNAARFTCHGLLLALLLVGCASTLGIIFLEPLFIQLGAKPALLPLISEYMLVWYLAIPLLVIPMAGNSAIRASGDTKTPAKIMMIAGLINGVLDPLLIFGYGPFPELGIQGAAIASGFSWFGALCGSLYVLTIREKLLAPPKLANIINDWRQTLKIGTPAALSNALNPLAGAIIMMMLAKQGTEAVAAYGAAQRIESILIIVLMSLTSALTPFMAQNFGANNPKRSFDGLFLSMRFAVLFQGLVFLMMVPLSIPLAALFSQEESVRGILWHYLLVVPFSYGFQGIVMMLISGMNAMHQPLKAFQWSFMRLFVFTLPFAWIGSQIDGVEGLFIGLALGNIVGGITGYCFALRVEKDSRCG